The genomic region CAAATATATTGTAGTTTCCCTTGCTTATAAGTAGGGCTCTTCTAAACTCTTGCTCTGCTATTGGTCCAAGTATTAAACCTAGCACAAAGGGAGCTTGGAAAAATTTAAGTTCTGATAGTAGTAACCCAAACAAACCAAAGGCAAACATAACATAAACATTAAACATATTGTTACTAATTGAGAAGGTTCCCACAACACATAGGGCCATTATAATTGGAGCAAGTATGTTAGTTGGCATTATTGATATTTTTGCAAATATCTTTGCCCCATAAAGCCCAAGTATTAACATGAAGAATGTTGTTACAAATAATCCTATAAATAGGGAATAGACTATTTCTCCATTTTTTAAAAATAATTGTGGTCCTGGTTGTAACCCATGAATTATAAGCCCTCCTAAAAATACTCCAGAAACAGCATTTCCAGGAATTCCAAGTGTTAATAAAGGAACTAGGGATCCACCAACAACTGCATTATTTGCAGATTCAGATGCTGCTAATCCATCTATATCCCCTTTTCCATAATTTTCAGGATGTTTTGAAGTTGATTTAGATGTATTATATGCTAGGGCAGATGCAATACTTACACCAGCTCCAGGTAATATTCCTACAAAGGTTCCTATAATCCCAGATCTAAGTAGATTAAAGGCATTTCTCACTACAACTTTCAAACTTACTATTTTTAATTTTTTACTACTGTCATAGTCATACTGTATTGTAGTTCTTTTTTGAGCACCTAATTTAAAAACTTGAGATGTGGAATACACACCTATAACTGTTGCAATAACAGAAACTCCACTAAATAATGGCAACATATCAAAGGTATATCTATATTGTCCTGTAATTGTATCTATTCCAACAATTGATATTAAAACTCCAAGTAATCCAACTATTAATCCCTTTACTAGGGATCCATTTGATAAACTTACTATTATTGTTAAACCTAAAACTGAAAGTAAAAACATTTCAGCAGCTCCAAACTTTATAACCATTTTTGACAATGGAGGGGAAATTAGCATTAATGCAAATATTGAAATTATTCCCCCAACAAATGAAGCTATTGTAGCCATGGAAAGAGCCTCTCCACTTTGGCCTTTTTTTGTTAATTCATACCCATCTATAGCTGTAATTACAGCAGAAGGTGTTCCTGGAGTATTTAACAAAATTGCTGATACTGATCCTCCATAGGTTGAAGCCATGTATATTGCAGCTAAAAACACCAACCCTGTAGAAGGGGACATTATGTAAGTCATGGGAATAAATAAAGCTACCCCCATTGTTGATGAAAGCCCTGGAAGTGCCCCAACTATAATTCCTAATATTACACCTAACAAAGAAATTAACATTGTACTCACATTAAACACCAAGGGAATTGCAGCTAGAAAATCGTTCATATTTCCCTCCTTTTAAATTCCTAAAAAGCTCACAGGAATGTGTACTTTAAGTAAAATTGAAAAACATAGATATATAACAAGGGCACTTCCTATTGAAACCAATACAATTGTCTTCTTATTCTTAACTCCCAAGCTATTCATACTAATGACCATGTATATAATTGTAGATATAAAGTAACCTAGAAAAGGTACAACTAAAATATATACTGCTGATAAAAATATCATAACATATAATTTTTTATAAACTATTTCATCCTTTTTATTTTTTTTACTTTCATCCTTACCCCTATAAATTTCAAGTAGATATAAAGTGTTTAAAAATATTATTATTCCTGAAATAAATCTTGGAAATAATCCTGAATCTTTTATCATTTGAAAGGATTGAATAAAGAACATAATTGATAGTATGTAAACTCCTAACACCATTGCAATTTTTTTATTTTCAATTCTCATAATTTCCTCCAGTCATTTTACCATTCTCCCTTTTCTGTTTCCTTTTCCAAGTTAGCTTTTATATCTAATATTACTTTAGTAAAGTCTTCAGAATTAAGGTAATCTAAAGGTAAGTTTTGTTTTTTAGCCTTTTCTTGAAATTCTGGATCTTCAAGAGCTTTTTTAATTGAAGCTTCAATTTTAGCTATAATCTCATCTGGAACTCCAGCAGGTGCAGCAACTCCTCTATATGCTTCATTATAAACTTCTATTCCTTGTTCTGATAAAGTCTTAACATTTGGATAAACTTTAACTTTTCCCCTTGATGAAACACCTATAACTTTCAAAGTTCCATCACTAGTATGATTTATAGCCTCTGAAACATTCATACAAACTGCATCTATATGTTTTCCTAAAAGTGCCACAACAGAAGGAGCAGAACCATCATAAGGAATTTTATCTATTGTTTTTCC from Fusobacterium sp. IOR10 harbors:
- a CDS encoding tripartite tricarboxylate transporter permease, whose translation is MNDFLAAIPLVFNVSTMLISLLGVILGIIVGALPGLSSTMGVALFIPMTYIMSPSTGLVFLAAIYMASTYGGSVSAILLNTPGTPSAVITAIDGYELTKKGQSGEALSMATIASFVGGIISIFALMLISPPLSKMVIKFGAAEMFLLSVLGLTIIVSLSNGSLVKGLIVGLLGVLISIVGIDTITGQYRYTFDMLPLFSGVSVIATVIGVYSTSQVFKLGAQKRTTIQYDYDSSKKLKIVSLKVVVRNAFNLLRSGIIGTFVGILPGAGVSIASALAYNTSKSTSKHPENYGKGDIDGLAASESANNAVVGGSLVPLLTLGIPGNAVSGVFLGGLIIHGLQPGPQLFLKNGEIVYSLFIGLFVTTFFMLILGLYGAKIFAKISIMPTNILAPIIMALCVVGTFSISNNMFNVYVMFAFGLFGLLLSELKFFQAPFVLGLILGPIAEQEFRRALLISKGNYNIFVSNWIDVVLVILIVLSLIYPSYQAKRMLKKKMQEESK
- a CDS encoding tripartite tricarboxylate transporter TctB family protein, whose translation is MRIENKKIAMVLGVYILSIMFFIQSFQMIKDSGLFPRFISGIIIFLNTLYLLEIYRGKDESKKNKKDEIVYKKLYVMIFLSAVYILVVPFLGYFISTIIYMVISMNSLGVKNKKTIVLVSIGSALVIYLCFSILLKVHIPVSFLGI